The following are from one region of the Pogoniulus pusillus isolate bPogPus1 chromosome 33, bPogPus1.pri, whole genome shotgun sequence genome:
- the PPIL6 gene encoding probable inactive peptidyl-prolyl cis-trans isomerase-like 6, with product MVVVTVVGLLQDPAFHAAKCTAEALRLKFPCSFADPVIQPLVEVAWHEYLQKKKRELRGEVWAYSSPVMCFLDGQLLGDEKELLLWSAREWNYQDTKPSTLHQATAEDFYTNYLKKSQHVFVFLEIAIEEQPIGRLLFELFSDLCPRTCENFRALCTGGAKSPRDGRELTYQNSVFHRLLKNWWIQGGDIITGKGGGGESIYGPTFEDESFAVRHKGRGVLGMANRGRHSNGSQFYITFQPAPHLDKRYVAFGQLIEGTEVLQKLEDVPTCNERPTVACRIIKCGTFQP from the exons atggtggtggtgactGTGGTGGGGCTGCTCCAGGACCCAGCTTTCCACGCAGCCAAGTGCACAGCAGAG GCTCTGAGGCTGAAGTTCCCATGCAGTTTTGCAGATCCTGTGATACAGCCTCTGGTGGAAGTGGCATGGCATGAATatctgcagaagaaaaagagg gagctgagaggtgaggtGTGGGCATACAGCTCCCCGGTGATGTGCTTCCTCGACGGCCAGCTGCTGGGTGATgagaaggagctgctcctgtggTCTGCCCGGGAGTGGAACTATCAGGACACCAAGCCCAGCACCCTCCACCAAGCAACTGCTGAGGACTTCTACACCAACTACCTGAAAAAGAGCCAG CATGTGTTTGTGTTCCTGGAGATTGCCATTGAGGAGCAGCCCATTGGGAGGCTGCTGTTCGAG CTATTTTCTGACCTGTGTCCCAGGACCTGTGAGAATTTCCGTGCCCTGTGCACCGGAGGAGCTAAGTCTCCCCGCGATGGCCGAGAGCTCACCTACCAGAACTCTGTTTTCCATCGCCTCCTGAAGAACTGGTGGATCCAAGGAGGAG ACATCATAACCGgcaagggaggtggaggagagtCGATTTATGGCCCCACCTTTGAAG ATGAAAGCTTTGCCGTCCGCCACAAGGGACGAGGAGTCCTCGGCATGGCCAACCGGGGCCGCCACAGCAACGGCTCGCAGTTCTACATCACCTTCCAGCCGGCTCCCCACCTGGACAAACGCTACGTGGCCTTTGG GCAACTGATCGAGggcacagaggtgctccagaaacTGGAAGATGTACCTACATGTAATGAAAGGCCTACAGTAGCCTGCAGGATCATTAAGTGTGGGACCTTTCAGCCATGA
- the ZBTB24 gene encoding zinc finger and BTB domain-containing protein 24: MAETAPDDSERLIVIHSKAHKDTILANFEEQRRKDFLCDITLIVENVQFRAHKALLAASSEYFSMMFVDDGDIGQSIYMLEGMVADTFGALLEFIYTGCLRASEKNTEQILATAQLLKVTDLVWACSDYQAGHSPSAVFPAPSGDKKHEELPKRKRGRPRKISSVQEEKPGANSAEDTQLRENNSVQNKQSSVKNDGAAEGTAASEQLPARKDAEENDPSGGSEAAVDLAAEKDENYDPKSEGVQGARSRYSKRRIRRSIMLKDYKLLGDEEEKGLAKRSEGKRKRAGSEARCKDCGKVFKCNHFLAIHQRIHTGERPFKCSECGKGFSQKYSLHVHERMHTGERPYTCTVCSKALTTKHSLLEHMSLHTGQKAFTCDQCGKYFSQKKQLKSHYRVHTGRSLPECNQCRRKFMDAAQLKKHLRTHTGEKPFTCEICGKSFTAKTSLQTHIRIHRGEKPYSCGTCGKSFSDSSAKRRHCILHTGKKPFSCPECSLQFARLDNLKAHLKVHSKEKHFQEASTAPSTNTDPEVRNILQLQQYQLATSGGQEIQLLVTDAVHNINFVPSHNQGISIVAAENAPNVSSEQAANLTLLAQPPQQLQNLLLSAQQEQAEQIQSISMIPNQIEPAQPEQMHVIALSKEALEHLHAHQGQSEEMHLESSHPAQQEASQQAPPGPDTLPSQQGSAQQDPSAHVPESHRQPLSANESPSQQPVQGQAF, encoded by the exons ATGGCAGAAACAGCTCCTGATGATTCTGAGAGGCTGATCGTCATCCACTCCAAAGCTCACAAAGACACCATTCTAGCCAATTTTGAAGAGCAAAGGAGAAAGGATTTCCTGTGTGACATTACTCTGATAGTGGAGAATGTGCAGTTCAGAGCCCATAAAGCTTTGCTCGCCGCCAGCAGTGAGTACTTCTCCATGATGTTTGTAGATGACGGTGACATAGGGCAGTCGATTTACATGTTGGAAGGGATGGTTGCAGACACCTTTGGAGCACTGCTAGAGTTTATATACACTGGGTGCCTCCGTGCCAGTGAAAAAAACACAGAGCAAATTCTGgccactgcacagctgctgaaggTGACTGACCTGGTGTGGGCCTGCTCTGActatcaggctggccacagcccaaGCGCTGTGTTTCCAGCTCCATCCGGCGACAAGAAACACGAAGAGCTACCGAAGAGAAAACGAGGGCGACCCAGGAAAATCAGCAGTGTCCAAGAAGAAAAGCCAGGAGCAAATTCTGCTGAGGATACGCAGCTGAGAGAGAACAACTCCGTGCAAAACAAACAGAGTTCTGTGAAAAACGATGGTGCAGCAGAAGGAACAGCTGCCAGCGAACAGCTGCCAGCGAGGAAAGATGCAGAAGAGAATGACCCTTCTGGTGGCTCAGAAGCTGCTGTCGATCTGGCAGCTGAGAAAGATGAGAATTACGACCCCAAATCTGAAGGGGTCCAGGGCGCTCGGAGCCGTTACAGCAAACGCAGGATAAGGAGATCCATCATGTTAAAAGACTATAAGCTCCTCGGCgatgaggaggagaaaggacTGGCAAAGAGAAgcgaggggaaaagaaaacgcGCAGGGTCTGAAGCTCGCTGTAAAGACTGCGGCAAAGTATTTAAGTGTAATCATTTCTTGGCTATTCACCAGAGAATTCATACAG GGGAGCGACCTTTTAAGTGCAGTGAGTGTGGCAAAGGCTTTTCCCAGAAGTATTCTCTCCACGTGCACGAGCGGATGCACACAGGGGAGCGGCCGTACACCTGCACCGTCTGCAGCAAGGCTCTGACAACAAAGCACTCTCTCCTGGAGCACATGAGCCTGCACACAG GGCAGAAGGCTTTCACCTGTGATCAGTGTGGGAAATACTTCAGCCAAAAGAAACAGCTCAAGAGCCACTATCGAGTGCACACAG GCCGCTCGCTGCCGGAATGCAACCAGTGCCGCCGCAAGTTcatggatgcagcccagctaaAGAAACACCTGAGGACACACACAG gtgagaagcccttcactTGTGAAATTTGTGGCAAATCCTTTACAGCTAAAACCTCTCTTCAAACTCACATCAGAATTCACAG GGGAGAGAAGCCATATTCTTGTGGTACCTGTGGGAAGTCCTTCTCTGATTCCAGTGCAAAGAGAAGACACTGCATCCTACACACAGGCAAAAAGCCTTTCTCCTGCCCAGAGTGTAGCCTGCAGTTTGCTCGCCTGGACAACCTGAAGGCCCATCTGAAAGTTCACAGCAAGGAGAAGCATTTTCAggaagccagcactgccccgAGCACCAACACGGATCCAGAAGTGCGGaacatcctgcagctgcagcagtatCAACTCGCCACCTCTGGGGGGCAGGAAATTCAGCTGCTGGTTACGGACGCGGTGCACAACATCAACTTCGTGCCCAGTCACAATCAAGGCATCAGCATCGTTGCTGCAGAGAACGCCCCAAACGTGAGCAGCGAGCAGGCTGCCAACCTGACGCTGCTTGCTCAGCCgccgcagcagctgcagaacttgttgctgtcagctcagcaggagcaagcAGAACAAATCCAAAGCATCAGTATGATTCCCAACCAAATAGAGCCTGCCCAGCCTGAGCAAATGCACGTCATTGCTCTTTCCAAGGAAGCgctggaacacctccatgcTCACCAAGGACAGAGCGAAGAGATGCACTTAGAatcctcacacccagcccagcaggaagCGAGTCAGCAGGCTCCCCCTGGCCCGGACACGCTCCCCTCCCAGCAAGGCAGTGCACAGCAGGATCCAAGCGCGCACGTTCCTGAATCCCATCGGCAGCCTCTCTCGGCGAATGAGTcaccctcccagcagcctgttCAAGGACAGGCTTTCTGA